Genomic window (Candidatus Krumholzibacteriota bacterium):
CTCGAGCAGCCGGCAGGCCGCGTAGATCGCGTCGTCGTACCCGAAGTACCGGTCGGCGAAGAAGATGTGGCCGCTCATCTCGCCGGCGAGGAGCGCCTTCTCGTCGCGCATCTTCTTCTTGATCAGTGAGTGCCCCGTCTTCCACATGATCGGCCTGCCGCCGTGGCGGAGGATATCCTCGCCGAGGCTCTCCGAGCACTTGACCTCGAAGATGACCGCCGCGCCGGGATTCGCCTCGAGGACGTTCCGCGCGAAGAGGGCGAGCAGGCGATCCCCCCAGAGGATCGTTCCCTGGTCGTCGATGACGCCGATGCGATCCGAGTCGCCGTCGAAACCGACGCCGAGCTCGAGTTTGTTCTTCTCGACGACCGCGCGCAGGTCGAGGAGGTTCTCCTCGACGGTCGGGTCGGGATGATGGTTGGGATACCGGCCGTCCGGCTCCATGAAGAGCATGGCCGGCGCGCAGCCGAGGCGCTCGAAGAGGGCGCCGGCGACGATGCCGCTCGTGCCGTTCCCCCCGTCGGCGGCGAACCGCACCGGACGCTCGAGCCGGATGCCTCCGGCCACGTGATCGACGTAGTCGTCGAGGACGTCCATCCTCTCGAGTCCGGCGGTCTTTTCCCGCTCGAGCGGTCCGCGGGAAAGCTCCCACAGCTCGTGGATGTCCTTCCCGTAGATCGTCCCCTCGCCGCGGAGGACCTTGAACCCGTTGAACTCGCCGGGATTGTGGCTCGCCGTGATCATGACGCCGCCGATGAAGCCGTGGCGTCGCGACGCGAAATAGAAGACGGGCGTCGGAACGGTGCCGATGTCGACGACGCCCACGCCACCGCCCCGCAGCCCCGCGGAGAGCGCCTCGAAGAAGCTGTCGCTGTGGGTGCGGTTGTCCCGGCCGACGACGGTCCGGTCGATACCGTCGCGGACGAAGGTCGCGGCGATCGCCGCGCCGAGCGTCCGTACGCGATCCTCGTCGAGATCCTCCCCGACGACACCGCGTATGTCATACTCCCTGAATATCTTTTCCGGAATATCGATGGCCGGGCCTCCTTTTCGGACGATCCGCTATTCCTTCACCACCCAGATCTTGACCGGCACCTCGACCTCGCGGTGGAGACGGACCGGAACGGAATAGACGCCGAGGGTCTTGATCGGCTCCTCGAGCACGACCATGCGGTGGTCCACCTCGAAGCCCTGCAGGGCGATCGCCTCGGCGATGTTGTGCGCCGTGACGGAGCCGTAGAGCTTGTCTTCCTCGCCCGCCTGTACGACGATCGTGCAGGAGAGGTCCTTCATCTTCCCGGCGAGGGACTCGACACTCCGGCGAAGCTGCTCGTCGCGCTTCGTGCGGAGGCGGGATTCCTCCTCGATCACCTTGCGGCTCGCCGCCGTCGCCGGCACGGCGAGCTTCTTCGGCAGCAGGTAGTTCCGCGCGTAGCCGTCCTTGACCCTGACCAGGTCGCCCCGCTCGCCGAGCCCGTCGATTGTCTCCCTCAGAATGATCTCCATGCCCTCACCCCCCTAGCGGTAGTAGATCTTGACGAACGGGATCAGGGCGATCATCCGGGCCCGCTTGATCGCCTGGGCCAGCTCGCGCTGGTGCTTCGCGCAGGTGCCCGTGATGCGGCGAGGGGTGATCTTCCCCCGGTCCGTGATGAAGCGCCTGAGCAGCATCTCGTTCTTGTAGTCGATGTTGATCTTGTCGACGCAGAAGCGACACGGTTTGTTGGTCGTCTTCTTTTCCTTCTTCTTCTTGCGTTTCGCTACTGTCTTTCCGGCCATCTCGTCACTCCTCCGCGGTCTCGGTCGCCGGAGCCTCCGCCGCCGCGGGGCGCGGATGGTCGTCGACGATGATCATGTGCCTGAGGACGGCGTCGTCGAACCGGAATACGCGGTTCAACTCGGCCAGGATGTCATTGTCACCCGTGAATCTGAGCAGGGTGTACGTTCCCTCGTGACGCTTCTTGATCGGATAGGCGAGCTTCCGCTTGCCCCACGGATCGACGCCTGTCACCTCGCCGCCGCGCGACGCGATGATCTCGCCGAAACGTTTCGATTTCTCCTTGATCGTGGAATCGTCGAGGGACGCATCGAGTATGTACACACACTCGTACGTTCTCATGTGATGGGACCTCCCTTCGGACTCGTTCGACCTTCCGTCCCGTGCGGAAGGTAGGGATGATTTCTATCCGGCCTCGCCGGACGGTACGGGCCAATATATCACACGTCTCCGGGCCGGTCAAGCG
Coding sequences:
- a CDS encoding phosphomannomutase/phosphoglucomutase, which translates into the protein MGVVDIGTVPTPVFYFASRRHGFIGGVMITASHNPGEFNGFKVLRGEGTIYGKDIHELWELSRGPLEREKTAGLERMDVLDDYVDHVAGGIRLERPVRFAADGGNGTSGIVAGALFERLGCAPAMLFMEPDGRYPNHHPDPTVEENLLDLRAVVEKNKLELGVGFDGDSDRIGVIDDQGTILWGDRLLALFARNVLEANPGAAVIFEVKCSESLGEDILRHGGRPIMWKTGHSLIKKKMRDEKALLAGEMSGHIFFADRYFGYDDAIYAACRLLEIVSAADRPLSELLADLPVLVSTPEIRIACEDERKFDVVAAVRDRFRTTHEVIDID
- a CDS encoding 50S ribosomal protein L9; the protein is MEIILRETIDGLGERGDLVRVKDGYARNYLLPKKLAVPATAASRKVIEEESRLRTKRDEQLRRSVESLAGKMKDLSCTIVVQAGEEDKLYGSVTAHNIAEAIALQGFEVDHRMVVLEEPIKTLGVYSVPVRLHREVEVPVKIWVVKE
- a CDS encoding 30S ribosomal protein S18, with amino-acid sequence MAGKTVAKRKKKKEKKTTNKPCRFCVDKINIDYKNEMLLRRFITDRGKITPRRITGTCAKHQRELAQAIKRARMIALIPFVKIYYR
- a CDS encoding 30S ribosomal protein S6; translation: MRTYECVYILDASLDDSTIKEKSKRFGEIIASRGGEVTGVDPWGKRKLAYPIKKRHEGTYTLLRFTGDNDILAELNRVFRFDDAVLRHMIIVDDHPRPAAAEAPATETAEE